A genomic window from Triticum urartu cultivar G1812 chromosome 7, Tu2.1, whole genome shotgun sequence includes:
- the LOC125518872 gene encoding TBCC domain-containing protein 1-like, with amino-acid sequence MADEPLDASPAPAAPAAASDPAPAPSPAPAAAPAAAPAATASLVLRPRRESFEHGLLPIPKLVFPEGTLTQTLAQLKAKLAAPGPGRVGAAALAEALQIPADQAALALATLAAVLPGDDDGPAADGAWEADLRDVLLFLYIQSYKRLVPRAHKDSPSVADVWPSTSAFDGYLSALSPIQLVRSNSRRFMPSQADEEAHQLSYLQKHMANVLTLLADSVDGEGDESMVLTMETFEHLGFLLQFSEGTPLSQAAPFFANSDLDMPAAPVPATQVHDWILQNIASSLEYTAEKAITKENNQRSVSDPDVAMADAVTNTRIQSSSSTGASVQNNPGYYRNTSFVEGISKTSVVKHGSDIKGHSIKVLNCHDSVIYILAPLKYATVYGCSDTTVVLGAIGKVVKVEHCERVQIVAASKRIFIANCRECIFYLGVNHQPLIVGDNHKLQVAPFNTYYPQLGEHLAQVGVDPNVNKWDQPFVLGVVDPHDSLSHPAGVSDVQAESATCLDPDLFTDFMIPSWFEAEGSTKYNPFTLPEVYWASQRKKNASLEDIQKNIRELELDDNRKKELACALHAQFKDWLYASGNIRQLYCLQGE; translated from the exons ATGGCCGACGAGCCCCTCGACGCGTCGCCGGCGCCCGCGGCCCCCGCCGCGGCGTCGGACCCCgcccccgccccctcccccgcGCCGGCCGCAGCCCCCGCAGCCGCGCCCGCGGCGACCGCGTCCCTGGTCCTCCGGCCGCGGCGGGAGTCGTTCGAGCACGGGCTCCTGCCGATCCCCAAGCTGGTCTTCCCGGAGGGCACGCTCACGCAAACCCTAGCGCAGCTCAAGGCGAAGCTCGCGGCGCCGGGGCCCGGGCGCGTGGGCGCCGCGGCGCTCGCGGAGGCGCTGCAGATCCCCGCCGACCAGGCCGCGCTCGCGCTCGCGACGCTCGCCGCGGTGCTCCCCGGCGACGACGACGGCCCCGCCGCGGACGGCGCATGGGAGGCCGACCTCCGCGACGTGCTCCTCTTCCTCTACATCCAGTCCTACAAGCGCCTCGTGCCGCGCGCCCACAAGGACTCGCCGTCCGTCGCCGACGTCTGGCCATCCACCTCCGCCTTCGACGGCTACCTCTCCGCGCTCTCCCCGATCCAG CTTGTACGCAGTAATAGCCGTCGGTTTATGCCTTCGCAAGCAGATGAAGAAGCTCATCAGTTATCTTATTTACAAAAGCATATGGCCAATGTTTTAACTCTTTTGGCAGATTCTGTTGATGGAGAGGGTGATGAATCTATG GTACTGACAATGGAGACTTTTGAGCACCTTGGATTCTTGTTGCAGTTCTCCGAAGGAACTCCTTTAAGCCAAGCTGCTCCATTTTTTGCGAATTCTGATCTAGACATGCCTGCTGCTCCTGTTCCGGCTACTCAAGTTCATGACTGGATTCTGCAGAATATAGCTTCTTCCTTGGAATATACTGCAGAAAAAGCTATAACCAAGGAAAACAATCAACGGAGTGTATCTGATCCTGATGTGGCAATGGCTGATGCTGTCACAAATACAAGAATCCAGAGCAGCTCATCAACTGGTGCTTCTGTGCAAAACAATCCTGGATACTACCGAAATACATCTTTTGTGGAGGGTATCTCCAAAACTTCTGTTGTCAAACACGGGTCTGATATTAAAGGGCATTCAATAAAG GTTTTGAACTGCCATGATTCTGTTATCTACATCCTAGCCCCTCTCAAATATGCTACGGTGTATGGATGTTCGGACACAACTGTTGTTCTTGGTGCTATTGGCAAG GTGGTAAAAGTTGAGCATTGTGAACGTGTGCAAATAGTTGCGGCTTCTAAAAGAATTTTTATTGCCAATTGTCGAGAATGTATCTTCTACTTGGGAGTAAATCACCAACCACTTATTGTGGGGGACAACCATAAATTACAA GTTGCTCCATTTAATACTTATTATCCACAACTTGGGGAGCATTTGGCACAAGTTGGTGTGGACCCTAACGTCAACAAGTGGGATCAACCTTTTGTGCTGGGAGTTGTTGATCCACATGATTCATTATCTCATCCTGCAGGGGTTTCTGATGTCCAAGCCGAGTCTGCCACTTGTCTAGATCCTGATCTATTCACAGACTTCATG ATTCCTAGTTGGTTTGAGGCAGAAGGTTCTACCAAATACAATCCATTTACGTTACCTGAAGTTTACTGGGCATCACAGAGGAAAAAG AATGCTTCTCTGGAAGACATTCAAAAGAATATACGAGAGCTGGAGCTTGATGATAACCGGAAAAAAGAATTGGCATGTGCCCTTCATGCTCAATTCAAGGACTGGCTATATG CTTCAGGAAATATCCGCCAGCTTTACTGTTTGCAAGGCGAATAA